The DNA window TATGGGTCGTTTCTGGGAAGTCGTGGAAAAACATAAAATCAATATATTTTATACAGCACCAACGGCGATTAGGGCCTTGGAGAAAGCAGACATATCTTTTGTGAAAAAGCACGACCTGTCTTCTTTAAGAGTATTAGGTACTGTGGGAGAACCGATAAACGAAGAAGCTTGGCACTGGTATCACGATCACATAGGCAATAACAAATGCCCTATTGTGGATACCTGGTGGCAAACTGAAACTGGCGGGTTTATGATATCTCCGGTTGCCGGAATAACGCCTACAAAGCCATCCTATGCAACGCTACCCCTTCCGGGTATACAACCCAGTATTGTTGATGAAAATGGCTTGGAAATAGAGGGAAATGGAGTTCAGGGACGACTTTGCATTAAGTTTCCCTGGCCGTCCATTGCAAGAACCATTTATGGCGATCATGAGCGATTTAAGCAAACTTATTTTTCAGTTTTTGACAATAAGTATTTTACGGGTGATGGCTCAAGAAGAGATGAAGATGGATATTACAGGATTACCGGAAGGGTAGATGATGTAATAATTGTTTCAGGCCATAATTTGGGTACAGCTGAAATTGAAAATGCCATTGATGAACACGAAAATGTTGCAGAAACAGCTGTTGTTGGTTTTCCACATGATATCAAGGGGAATGCGGTTTATGCCTTTGTAGCTACCTATGAAAATCCCAAGGATGAAAATCAATTGCGACATGAAATACTCGAGCTGGTTTCAAGAACAATCGGACCCATTGCCAAGCCCGAAAAAATCCAAATAGTTCCTGACTTACCAAAAACCAGATCGGGCAAAATAATGCGTAGAATCCTTAGAAAGATCGCTGAAAAGGAATCCTCCGATCTCGGTGACATATCTACACTATTGAATCCGGAAGTTGTTGAAATTATTAAAAAAGGAGCACTTTAATCTTTTTTATGAATGTAATTTTTTATTTGAGATTCAACATTTAGAGCAATTTTAAATAAGCAACTTTAACCTGATTTTTATTCAGAAAAATTTTATTACCATTTGTATTCAAAACCCCTGATATTATTTCAGATATTATTATTTCTAATACTGGGCCATCCAATAATTTCTCAGGAGTACGATTCTATTGAAGATCTTGAGAAACAATTAACTGAAGAAATAAGTAAAAAGCAAAGAGTCGATATCCTCAACACTTTAACTTTTGATTATATCTTCTCAAATCCACAATTGGCTCCAAAATATAATAATGAAGCAATTATTCTAGCCACTGAGATAGATTATGATATTGGTGAATCCCGCGCATACAATAACAAGGGGATAATTTACAGAAATAGCGGTTTTTATGAGGAGGCAACACTCGAACATTTAAAGTCACTCGAAATAAACAACAATATTGATAATTTGGAGGGTAAGGCCCTGGATTATTCAAATTTGGGAATGGTCTATTTGGATCAAAATAATTATGTCAACTCAATAAAATATTTCAGAAGAGGTCTAAAAATTAAAGAAGAAATTAATGATTCTATTGGAATAGTTTTTACATATAATGACCTTACCAGCGCCTATATCGGAATTAAGAGATTTGACAGTGCGTTGTACTATTCCATAAAAGCTCTATCATTTTCTAAAGAAACCAAACAATTTTCACTTGTTTCTCAAGCAAAATTCAACATTGCCAACATACATTATCTGCAGTACAAAATTGATGTGGCGGCTTACGAACTCAAAGAAATAGAAAAAGAGTGCATTGAAAATAACAACATCTATATTCTTTCAAAAGTATATAATCTACTTAGTGAGATTAAAAGGGTTAACAGAGATTTTGAAGCCGCATTAATTTATGCGCATAAAGCACTTCAAAATGCCAAAAAATATTCCATATCCACAGATATAAATAAAGCCTATATGGCCCTTTATAAATCAAATGCCTTATTAGGTGACTATGAAAGTGCCTATAATTATCTAAATATTTACAATGCTCGTCTCGATAGCATGCACAAACAAGAAAATGAACAAAAAACAGTACTTCTCGCAACTCAATATGAATTTGCTCATAAACAAAAAATGCTTGAAGAAAAGTTTTTCGAAGAATTGAGTTTTCAGAGGATTATCCTCACCATTTCTATCAGTCTTATAGTATTTGTTCTTGGTATTTTCCTTGTCTCAATCTGGAAAAATAAAAAACTAAAAGAAGCGAATCAAAGAATTGAAAAAATTGGAAAAGACATCCGAATTAAAAATCAGGAAATTCAGGAACAAAATGATAAAATTCATATGCAGGCAGATAAACTTATGAAAGCAAATGCGGCAAAAAATCAAATTTTCAATATAATCAGCCATGACTTAAAGAGCCCTTTAGAGAATTTAAATATGCTGATGGATTTGTCTAAATCTGATACTATTTCCGAAGAAGAATTCAAAGATTATATTAAGAAACTCGGTAAGAAGTCTGAAACAATGCTTTTTACATTAAATAACCTTCTGACCTGGTCTAAATCTCAAATGAATGGTTTGTATACTAATTTTAATGAACTGAAACTCTTATCTTTTTTAGATGCTGAACGTCCCTTTTATAAAGAAATCGCAGACTCTAAAAATATAGATCTGAATATTGAATGCAATAATTCTATTATTGTAAAAGTGGATCAGGATCAGCTGAGAATAGTGCTCCGAAACCTGGTCAACAATGCTATTAAATTCACCAATCAAAGTGGAAAAATTGAAATAAAAGCAGAGGAAAACGGTGATATTGTAAATATTTCAGTTAGTGATAATGGTGTCGGTATTGAGCCTGAGGATATTGACAAATTATTAAATTCAGAGCAATTCACTACTACCTATGGAACGAATGGTGAAAAAGGTACTGGCATAGGATTAAAACTCTGTAAGGAATTGATAGAAAGAAACAAAGGCTCTCTTCAAATTTTCAGCGAACGCGGAAAGGGCAGTGTATTTAAATTTAGTTTAAACTCGTCCTTGAATTAAAGCATTAGGTAATAAGGTTTGACTATCCTTTTATTTTATTGATAGATCATTGAACCAATACTTTAATGATGGAGCTTTTTATTCCATTAAATTGAAATAAATACAGTCCGGAATTAAGATTTCTCAAGTCAATTTTTTTGCTTTCTGAAATCGTATGAATGTCAATAATGCGTCCATAGATATCCCTGATTTTTAATTCATAAGATTCTAAGTCAGAAATTTTAATTGTTACAACATCAGTAATTGGATTGGGGAATACTTTAATATTTTCAATTTTACCGGCTGTTTCCAAGTCACTTATGATCACGTTAAAGAATAATTCAGATCTGCCGCCCAAGGAAGTATCATTGTGATATATGATTAAGGTATCATTGGCAAGATTTAGGGGGGTCCACTTTAAGGAAATTGCTTTGGAATTCAGGGCTTTAATCATTATGTCTTCTATAGTATCAAAATGAATTACAGCGTTGTTATTTATAAAATCTAAACTATCGATAATAAGTGGGGTGGGCCCAAGGTTTCGTACGGTAAAATTGCTAGAGATTGTATCATTGGAGGAAGGATTGGTATAACTAAACTGATTTCTTGATTGATGATAAATCGGTTTTTCAATAATAGGTAAAAGGGCTGCAAAGGGCCCTCCGTAAATACCCAGATCATTTCTAATCGTGGACTGTGAGGGAAATAGAGCATTTCCGGGATTGGATTGATCTTCAAAATCATTGCGAAGAGAATCGGGATTTCCACTGTCCAATGAAGCACCCCCTGAAATGGCTAAAAAAGACGAATCCCTGAAAGCAGGATTAAAATTGTAATTGATACCGCTTAATGTACCACCTGTAGTATTGTAGGATGTCTGGAAAAACTGTCCGTTTGAATTGGCAATTTCATCACCAAATTTCTGATAATTACCGTATATAATATTGTTTTCTAAAATAGTATTATCGCAATCTATGTTAAATAGCCCCCCTGCACTTCCGGCAAAACCGCCAAACCCGGTAATTGCCAGGTTTGACACAATGGTATTATTAATTACTCTGCATGAAGTGGAATCAACCGTACAGAAAACCATAATACCACCACCTCCAAATTGACTGGCTCCCCGATTATTATAAACCAGATTATTACTAAAAATACCTTTTGAATTATTCAGTACGATACCATTACCATACAAACCGGTATTTCCTTCAATTATATTATTGTGAATAAAAGCGCTGTCAAAAAAAGTATGGATACCGCCGGCTCCGGAACTTATTATTCCACCTGTATTGATCAAACAGTGGTTATTGGTAATGTAATTAAATCGAATTTCAGGAGAAGAATTCTGAATTGCAATTCCTCCGCCTTCTATAAATACCTGATTTGCTGCTAAATTAAATGGTGTGCCCAATCCCGCTCTCAAAGTAAATCCCTGAAATAACATATTGCTTCCGCAGCCATTGATTATCCTAAGTACACTTGCCGTATCTGGATTTGAAGGATTGCTTCCATCAATTATTGTATTGTGTATGTCTGCAAAGTTTGAAGTGAACAAATAGTTCGAAGTCAGCAATATTTCTTTGGCAGAAATGGTAATATTTTCATAATAAAGACCATTATCCACTAATACGGTATCTCCGGTAACAGCGCTATCAATGGCAAGTTGAATCGTACTGAAATTTTGAGGCACAAGCAATTGCCTTCCAGAAATATTAAAAGTTATAAATAGAAAGGTTATTAGAAGTAGTTTTTTCAAATCAATAAAATTAAAAATGATGCGAAGAGATTCGCTTTGAAAGGTCGGCTAATTAAAAATAGCACTATTTTTTATAAGAAATACATCATCTAAATAAAAAAAGCAGGAAATCATTCCTGCTTTTAGATATAAGGTCAAAATAAATTATAAAACTACATTTCCGAAGTGTCTGATTGATTTAGTGTATCAGACATTGTATCATCATCATTAATTTCTTCAGAATTTGAATCATTTGTGGCTTCAGGTTCATATAAATCGCCCTGAGGATCTTTTGGGTTGGCCGGTGTAGTTCCAACCAAAGTTTTAATATAGCTGGCAACGCTTTGCATTTCTCCCGGATTTAATTTTGTCTGCCATGAAATCATTCCTTTTTCGGGAACGCCGTATTTAATGGTCGAAAATATATCCGAGATAGATCCACCGTGAATCCAATAATTATCCGTTAAATTAGGGCCTACACTTCCGCCTCCGTCTGCCTGATGGCATGCTTTGCATTCCTTGAGATAAATTTCTTTACCTTGAGCTAAAACCAATTCGTCACTGATGAATTTCACTGAAGTTTCATCGATCAGGTTAGATTGTTTATCTCTCCATTCTGCAATTGCAATTTCTGCTTGTTTTACGTCATTTTCATATTCCGTAATCTGATCCTGAATATTACCAATTCCCCATAATTGAACCAGGTAGGCAATTGCGAAAATTATAGTACCTGCAAAAATTGCAGTTAACCATGGAGGCATTCCATAATCCATTTCCCTAATTCCATCATAATCATGATCGAGCATCATGGATGTTCTCTCTTCTTTCTCAGCATACAATTTACCGGTGATCAGTTTTTCTTTCATTCTTTCCCAGAGGGTCGGTGGTTCAACAAATTCACCGGCCGGGGCCTTTTGTCTTTCTATCGCTCTTTGCATATAACTAACCGTATTTACCATAAGGGTAAGCGTTATGAGCAATAGAACCATTACTGTGGCAATCAGAATTAAAACAGTTAGCAATAATGGATCCATGGACATTAATGTCTCAAAAAATCCCGGTTCTACCTGTTCCATTATCTCTTCTGATTGGGCATTCGCCGGCAAAATTGTTCCAAATCCAAGAATCAGAATTACAATTAAACTGCCGCCAATTTTATATATATTTCTAATCATGATTGTCAGTCTTTAGGGTTTTATTTTCATTTTCATCTTCGAGAGGTAATTTTCGCATATGATCAATATAGGTTTTCGTGGTGCTAAAAGTCCAAATCAACAATAGCACGAAAAAAGTTATAAAGATCACCAGTGATATCAGCCCAAAATTTTGAGCGCCATCTATTCCTGAAATTATATATTTATACATGGTTTTATTCTTTTGAATTTAACATGGCCTGATCCTCATTTACTTTAATATCTGTACCCAGACGCTGTAAATAAGCTATCAGTGCAACAATTTCAGTTTCAGCAATGGTATTTATATTATCACCTTGAAGACTCTTGACAATCTCATTGGCCTGATTTATAAGGTCTTCATTTGCGCTTTCTTCATATCCCAATTCATATGGCACACCTAATTTTCTTAGTGTACTTATTTTCGGTCCGGTTTGGCCCATGTCCACTGTTTGGGTGAACAGCCATGGATAGGCCGGCATTATAGATCCCGGTGAAATAGAACTTGGTTCTAACATATGTTGATAATGCCAGGAGTCCGGATATTTTCCTCCAACTCTATGCAGATCGGGCCCTGTGCGTTTTGAACCCCAGAGGAATGGATGGTCGTAAACAAATTCTCCGGCTTTTGAGTATTCTCCATATCGCTCCGTTTCAGATCTGAATGGACGAATCATTTGAGAATGGCAGCCTACACAACCTTCTCTTATGTAAATATCACGTCCATGCAATTCAAGCGGGGTATATGGTTTTACACTGGCTATTGTAGGGATATTGGATTTGATCATTAATGTAGGTACTATTTCAACCAAACCACCTATAAGGATAATAATCGCTGATAAAACAGTTAACAGCATTGGTTTTCTTTCCAATAATCTATGCCAATATGTATCATCTCCACTGAAAGTCGGATTCTTTTCAAGTGCAGGTGCTTCAGCTTCTTCATTGGCCACAAATTGTCCGGCCAAAGCTGTTTTATACAAATTATAAGTCATCACAAATACCCCGATCAGATACAATGTACCACCCAGGGATCGTAAGAAATACATCGGTATAATTTGAGTTACTGTTTCAAGGAAATTACTGTATTTAAGAAAACCGTCGGGTGTAAATTCTTTCCACATTAAGCTCTGTGTAAAGCCTGCAAAATACATTGGCAATACCCAGAAAATTATTCCAAGTGTGCCAAGCCAAAAATGAACATTGGCCAATTTTTCTGAAAACAGTTTTGTCTTCCACATTTTTGGAACCATCCAGTAAATCATACCGAAGGTCAGGAATCCATTCCAGCCCAAAGCACCAACGTGAACGTGCGCCGGAATCCAGTCTGTATAATGCGCAATTGCATTAACATTTTTTAATGATAAAAGGGGTCCTTCAAGAGTGGCCATTCCATAGCAGGTAACGGCTACTACCATAAATTTCAGAATCGCACTTTCTCGCACTCTATCCCAGGCGCCTCTCAAGGTTAAAAGACCATTAACCATACCACCCCAGGATGGAGCAATTAGCATAATGGAAAATACGGTACCCAATGCCTGTGCCCAACCGGGTAGAGACGTATAAAGTAAATGGTGTGGACCGGCCCAGATGTATATGAAAATTAATGTCCAAAAATGAACGATGGAAAGTTTATATGAATAAACCGGTCTGTTGGCTGCTTTTGGTAGATAGTAATACATTAGGCCTAAATAGGGCGTTGTCAGAAAGAAGGCCACCGCATTGTGCCCATACCACCATTGAACCAGGGCATCCTGTACACCTGCATAAGCCGAATAGCTTTTGAAAAAATTAACAGGTAATTCGAAACTGTTAAAAATATGAAGTACCGCAACAGTGACAAATGTTGCGATATAGAACCAAATGGCAACGTATAAATGTCTTTCACGACGTTTTATAATCGTACCGAGCATATTTATACCAAAAACGACCCAAACGAGTGCTATGGCAATATCTATGGGCCATTCAAGCTCGGCATATTCCTTTGATGTGGTTATTCCTAAAGGCAAAGTAATGGCAGCTGCAAGGATTATAATTTGCCAACCCCAGAAATGCACCCAGCTCAATAAATCGCTAAACATTCGGGCTTTGAGTAGCCTTTGCAAAGAATAATACACGCCCGCAAATATGGCATTGCCGACAAAAGCGAAAATAACTGCATTGGTGTGTAATGGTCTGATTCTGCCAAACGTAGTGTATTGCAGATTAAGATTTAATTCCGGAATATAGAATTGTAGGGCTACCCATAATCCTACCGTCATTCCGACGATCCCAAATAAGACCGAAGCGATTATAAAATACTTTACAATCTTGTTATCATAGTTGAAACGTTCTATTCCCATATCTATTTATTATTAGGTTTTTGTTCTGAATCATTATCATCGAATAAAATTCGTATCGAGGGTGTCACCTCATCATCAAATTGACCGGTTTTTACCGACCAAAGAAATGCGCCAAGAAATATTAAGGCCATTAGTATACTTATTGCAATCATTAGAAAAATTATTTCCATATCATTTCATTCTTAGTTTTTTGGCCATAACATTTGTTGTAACAGTTGAAAAAACAACAACGGTTATTGAGCTCAATGGCATCAAAATCGCAGCGAATACGGGCGTTAATAAGCCCTGTACAGCAAAATATAATCCTGTAATATTGTAGGCGGCAGATAGGATAAATCCCGCTTTAACTGTATTGACACTGAATTTGCTGAATTTTAAAACCTTTTTTAGTTTATCAAAAGACAGGCTGTCCATAATAACATCACTGGCTGGAGAAAAATGACCGGTATTATCCGTCATGGAAATTCCAACATGACTTGATTTCAATGCGCCGGCATCATTCAGGCCATCGCCTATCATTATTACTTTCTTACCGCTCTTTGAAAGTTTTGTGACAAAATTTAGCTTATCAATGGGTTTTTGATTAAAGAGCAAGTCCGAGTTTTCAGGTAATAATTCAGAAAGTAATTTTTCATCCTTATTCGTATCACCTGAACAAAGCGCAATTTGATAATCTTTAGCGAGTTCCGGAAGCTGTGTTAGACTTGCCTTTCTTAGTTTATTGTGAAAGACATATCGCCCTTTATATTTGCCATCAATCGAAATATGTACTCCTGGATTTTCCGGCAGATTCAAATATTCTGGAGATCCGATTTTAATATTTTGACCATTAATTTTACCTTCAATTCCCTGTCCAATTTCTTCACGAAATTCCATTAAAGGCAGAATTTCAGATTCTAATATTTCATTGAGTTTTCTGCTGGCAGGATGATTGGATAAGGCACAGAGTGATTTAGTATAAGCCAATTCCTTTTCACTTAGGTTGTCGCCAATAAATTCAATTTCAATATTATTTGTTTCTGTGAGTGTGCCGGTTTTATCAAAAACCAGAAAATTTGATTGCGCAAGTTTTTCTACTACATCGCTGTTTTTTAAATAATATCCAGCATTGCCCAGAATTCTAATTGTATTGCCATAAGTGTATGGAATGGTTAAAGCGAGAGCACATGGGCAGGCGATAATTAATACCGCGGAAAATATTTTAATGGATTGTCCTAGATCAGGCAGCCAGAAAATTCCGGCAAGGACCGCTGTGGAAAGAACAAATATGGTAAACCATTTGCCAATGGAATCCGCCAGTGTTTTTAAACCTGTGATTTTTTCTGTTTTAAAATTCTGTTTGTTCCACAATTCGGTCAGGTATGACTTGGATACTTCTTTGATTATTTCAATCTCCAATGATGCTCCTTCCTGCTTTCCGCCTGCGTATATAATTTCACCCAATTCCTTATAAACAGGTGTCGATTCGCCGGTTACAAAGCTGTAATCAATGTAGGCAGTTCCTTTAAGCAATATTCCATCTGCAGGAATAAGATCCTGATTACGCACCAATATTCTATCCCCCTTTTTTATTTTTTCTAAAGGAATACTGGTATGAGCATTGTTCTTTATGAGATTTGCATATAAAGGAAAATAGGATTTATAATCTCTTTCAAAAGATATGTTTTGAAAAGTTTTTTGTTGAAATGCCTTTCCCAACAATAGAAAAAAGATGAGACCTGTGAAGGAATCAAGATAACCGGGACCCTGAGCGCTTATAATTTCATAGGAAGACGTAAGAAACAAGGTAATCATACCCAGACTCAGTGGAAAATCAAGATTTATTAATTTTCTCTTCAATCCTCCTAATGCTGATTTAAAATAATCCAGATCAGAATATAACAATACGGGGATAGCAAAAAGCAGATTGATGTAAGCGAAGTAGTCTTTGAAATTTCTGCTTAAATCTCCGGTAAAATCGAAATACTCAGGCATGCTGAAAAGCATAATATTGCCAAAGCAAAAACCGGCAACTCCAATTTGATAATATAACTTCCTGTTATGAAAAGAATTGGTTTTCTTTTTTGTATCGGCTAGAGAAAGGGCAGGTTCATAACCCAACGATGCCAGCAGTATCACAAGTTCTTTTAAACTTATTTTGTCCAATTCGAAAGATACACTTAGCGTTTTCTTTGGAAAATTTATACTGGACTGATTAATACCTTTGTTTAGTTTATACAATTTTTCCAAAAGCCATACACATGAGGCACAGTGAATTTGGGGTAAAAAAAATTGAATTCTAGCCTGATTATCATTTTTGAAGTCTAGAAGTTTTGAGATTATTTCCTTGTCGTCCAGGTAATCAAATTTTTCAGATGATTTTATTTTTGGGTTTATTCCTGGGTTAGCATCAATATTGTAATAGGTGCATAAATCATTTTGATTTAGTATCTCATACACTGTTTTACAACCCCTACAACAAAAGTTTTTATCATCAAATGAAACCGCACCTGATGAACTGCATACATCACCACAGTGGTAACATTTATTTTTTACCTGAATATCAGTAATTGGTTTCATAAATCAGGCTCTAAATTCTCTGTTTTATAAAATTGCGTAGATGACACATAGCAAAATGAGGCATGATCTAAATCATATTTAAAATTCGCACTGAATTCTAATGTAATTTTTGAAATTGAAGGAGAGGTATTTTCTTTGATACAAATTTCACAATGGAGAGAAAAGATAATTCAGTAATAGATCAAAAATTTGCCGGTATCTATAAGCAATTATTTGAGGCTGCGGGAGAGGGATTAATAATTAGCAACACAGAAGGTAAAATCGTATTGGCCAATCCAAGTGCTAATAAAATTTTTGGATACGAATCGGAGCATTTGGATGGAATGAAAATTGAAGATCTGATTCCGAATGAAAAAAAAGATATTCACAGAGCACATCGAAAAAACTATAATTCGAGGCCATCTGTCAGAACTATGGGGGCGGGAATGACGCTTTTCGCAAAAAAGAAAAATGGTGATAAGCTCCCTGTGGAAATAAGTTTGAATCATTTTAAGCATGAAGGTGAGTTGTTTGTGATGGCAATGATTACAGATATTAGCAAAAAATGGGAACTGGATCGCCAACTTCATAAGGAAAAAGAAACAGCTCAAATGTATTTGGATATTGCCAGCGCGATATTTCTGGTTATTGACAGGCAAGGAAAAGTCGAGTTATTAAATAGATCCGGAGAAGAACTTTTGGGCGTTAAAGAACAGGATATATTAAGTACAAACTGGTTTGACAATTTTGTGCATCCGAAAGATGTCAAGCTGGCTAAGGCATTTTTTAATAAGGCATTTCATCAGGAAAACCTTGAGATGCATAAGGTTGAATTCCGTGTTAAAACAAAAAACAAAGGAGAAAAGACCATCTCATGGTTGAATTCTTCATTAAAAAATGAAAATGGAGAAACCCGTGCTGTACTTTGTTCTGGCCAGGATATTACTGATAGAATAGAAGCAAGTGAAAAACTGAAACTCTATGCCAATAAACTGGAAAAAATGGTGGAAGTTAGAACAAAAAAGCTCACAGAAGCGGTAGAGAATCTTGGAAGTGCCAATAAGAAATTAGAAGAACAAAATAAGGAAATCAGACAGGCACAGCGTTTACTTCAGGAAAGTCAGGAACTCTATAAAATCATTGCACGAAATTTTCCAAAGGGTACAATTAGCGTTTTTGATAAAAACCTCGATTATGTGTTTGTAGAAGGAAAAGAACTGTATGAACTGGGTGTAACCAGTGAAATGTTAATTGGTACTAATTTACTGGACCGGCTATCACCGGAAATTAAAGAAGACACCCGACTGGCATTAATGGATGTATTGAAAGGAGAAGCAAAAAAAATTGAGGTTAATCAAAAAAATAATTTCTACTTGTTAAATGCTGTACCATTAAAAGATATTAATGGAGATATAAGCCAAATTATGGTTGTAGAACAAAATGTTACAGAATCAAAAATGGTAGAAGAAAATATTAAAAATGCACTAAAAAAAGAACGCGACCTGGGGGAATTGAAAACAAGATTTGTTTCAATGGCATCTCATGAGTTTCGCACTCCTTTAAGTACTATACTCTCTTCCGTATCATTGATCAAAAAGTATCTTGAAAACGAAAATCCGGAAAAAATCGATAAACATATTTCGAGAATT is part of the Hyphobacterium sp. CCMP332 genome and encodes:
- a CDS encoding tetratricopeptide repeat-containing sensor histidine kinase; its protein translation is MYSKPLILFQILLFLILGHPIISQEYDSIEDLEKQLTEEISKKQRVDILNTLTFDYIFSNPQLAPKYNNEAIILATEIDYDIGESRAYNNKGIIYRNSGFYEEATLEHLKSLEINNNIDNLEGKALDYSNLGMVYLDQNNYVNSIKYFRRGLKIKEEINDSIGIVFTYNDLTSAYIGIKRFDSALYYSIKALSFSKETKQFSLVSQAKFNIANIHYLQYKIDVAAYELKEIEKECIENNNIYILSKVYNLLSEIKRVNRDFEAALIYAHKALQNAKKYSISTDINKAYMALYKSNALLGDYESAYNYLNIYNARLDSMHKQENEQKTVLLATQYEFAHKQKMLEEKFFEELSFQRIILTISISLIVFVLGIFLVSIWKNKKLKEANQRIEKIGKDIRIKNQEIQEQNDKIHMQADKLMKANAAKNQIFNIISHDLKSPLENLNMLMDLSKSDTISEEEFKDYIKKLGKKSETMLFTLNNLLTWSKSQMNGLYTNFNELKLLSFLDAERPFYKEIADSKNIDLNIECNNSIIVKVDQDQLRIVLRNLVNNAIKFTNQSGKIEIKAEENGDIVNISVSDNGVGIEPEDIDKLLNSEQFTTTYGTNGEKGTGIGLKLCKELIERNKGSLQIFSERGKGSVFKFSLNSSLN
- a CDS encoding T9SS type A sorting domain-containing protein, whose product is MKKLLLITFLFITFNISGRQLLVPQNFSTIQLAIDSAVTGDTVLVDNGLYYENITISAKEILLTSNYLFTSNFADIHNTIIDGSNPSNPDTASVLRIINGCGSNMLFQGFTLRAGLGTPFNLAANQVFIEGGGIAIQNSSPEIRFNYITNNHCLINTGGIISSGAGGIHTFFDSAFIHNNIIEGNTGLYGNGIVLNNSKGIFSNNLVYNNRGASQFGGGGIMVFCTVDSTSCRVINNTIVSNLAITGFGGFAGSAGGLFNIDCDNTILENNIIYGNYQKFGDEIANSNGQFFQTSYNTTGGTLSGINYNFNPAFRDSSFLAISGGASLDSGNPDSLRNDFEDQSNPGNALFPSQSTIRNDLGIYGGPFAALLPIIEKPIYHQSRNQFSYTNPSSNDTISSNFTVRNLGPTPLIIDSLDFINNNAVIHFDTIEDIMIKALNSKAISLKWTPLNLANDTLIIYHNDTSLGGRSELFFNVIISDLETAGKIENIKVFPNPITDVVTIKISDLESYELKIRDIYGRIIDIHTISESKKIDLRNLNSGLYLFQFNGIKSSIIKVLVQ
- a CDS encoding c-type cytochrome gives rise to the protein MIRNIYKIGGSLIVILILGFGTILPANAQSEEIMEQVEPGFFETLMSMDPLLLTVLILIATVMVLLLITLTLMVNTVSYMQRAIERQKAPAGEFVEPPTLWERMKEKLITGKLYAEKEERTSMMLDHDYDGIREMDYGMPPWLTAIFAGTIIFAIAYLVQLWGIGNIQDQITEYENDVKQAEIAIAEWRDKQSNLIDETSVKFISDELVLAQGKEIYLKECKACHQADGGGSVGPNLTDNYWIHGGSISDIFSTIKYGVPEKGMISWQTKLNPGEMQSVASYIKTLVGTTPANPKDPQGDLYEPEATNDSNSEEINDDDTMSDTLNQSDTSEM
- a CDS encoding cbb3-type cytochrome c oxidase subunit 3, giving the protein MYKYIISGIDGAQNFGLISLVIFITFFVLLLIWTFSTTKTYIDHMRKLPLEDENENKTLKTDNHD
- the ccoN gene encoding cytochrome-c oxidase, cbb3-type subunit I translates to MGIERFNYDNKIVKYFIIASVLFGIVGMTVGLWVALQFYIPELNLNLQYTTFGRIRPLHTNAVIFAFVGNAIFAGVYYSLQRLLKARMFSDLLSWVHFWGWQIIILAAAITLPLGITTSKEYAELEWPIDIAIALVWVVFGINMLGTIIKRRERHLYVAIWFYIATFVTVAVLHIFNSFELPVNFFKSYSAYAGVQDALVQWWYGHNAVAFFLTTPYLGLMYYYLPKAANRPVYSYKLSIVHFWTLIFIYIWAGPHHLLYTSLPGWAQALGTVFSIMLIAPSWGGMVNGLLTLRGAWDRVRESAILKFMVVAVTCYGMATLEGPLLSLKNVNAIAHYTDWIPAHVHVGALGWNGFLTFGMIYWMVPKMWKTKLFSEKLANVHFWLGTLGIIFWVLPMYFAGFTQSLMWKEFTPDGFLKYSNFLETVTQIIPMYFLRSLGGTLYLIGVFVMTYNLYKTALAGQFVANEEAEAPALEKNPTFSGDDTYWHRLLERKPMLLTVLSAIIILIGGLVEIVPTLMIKSNIPTIASVKPYTPLELHGRDIYIREGCVGCHSQMIRPFRSETERYGEYSKAGEFVYDHPFLWGSKRTGPDLHRVGGKYPDSWHYQHMLEPSSISPGSIMPAYPWLFTQTVDMGQTGPKISTLRKLGVPYELGYEESANEDLINQANEIVKSLQGDNINTIAETEIVALIAYLQRLGTDIKVNEDQAMLNSKE
- the ccoS gene encoding cbb3-type cytochrome oxidase assembly protein CcoS, which produces MEIIFLMIAISILMALIFLGAFLWSVKTGQFDDEVTPSIRILFDDNDSEQKPNNK